The Pandoraea apista genomic interval CGCACCAGCTTGCCGGCGGCCACAGCCTCGCGAGTGTCCCACTCGGAACGCAGTACCAATCCCAGCCCCTGCTCGGCCCATTCGCGCGCCACGCTGCCGTCATTGCTCGTATAAGCGGGAACGACGCGAACGCTGTCGCGCGTCGACGACCGCCGGGGCGCGGCAGCGTTCGATTTCGCAGCCCGCCGGAATCGCCACAATGTCACGTCCTCGTCGTTCTCGCGAATGCAGATACAGCGATGCCGCAGCAACTCTCCCGGTGTCGCCGGTATTCCGTGTTGCTTCAGGTACGCCGGGCTGGCGCATAGCCACCGTTCGTTGGGCGCAAGCGCACGCGCGATCCACGACGAATCCCTGACCGCGCCAACGTGGATGACCGCATCGGAATCGTGCTTGTCCGGCCAGGGGGTCTCCCGCAAATCCAGTTGCAGACGTAATTCGGGATGAAGTTGCGCGAACCGCGCCAGCGCCGGGGCCACGTGATGGCGACCGTAGCCGAAGGGCGCCGCAATCCGCAGCGTGCCGGTCAGACGCTTGTCTTCGCGGCGGAACGCTTCGGGCAGCGCATCGAGCTGGGCGAGCAACGCCGAGCCCTCTCGCGCCAGACGCTCGCCTTCGGCCGTGAGGCTCAACTGGCGCGATGTGCGCGTGGCCAGCGCCAGTCCGAGAGTCGCTTCGAGCTTTCGCAGCCGTGCAGACAGCGCGGGCGGCGTTACGTTGAGCATGCGCGCCGCAGCACTCAGCGACGCCGACTGCGCCAGCGCCTCGATCAGACGCAGGTCTTCGATCTGGATCATTAACCTGAGCTTAATGTTTGATGTTGCGTCATTTAACCACGACGCCCCCTATCCTTCCTACACTGCGTTCTGTGGCGACTGCCCTTCGCCGTCTTGCCGATCATTCCCTCACGACAACAGAGGCCCCATGTCCGACGCGTCTCCGACTTCTCGCACTTTGCCCACTTCTCCTACGCATGACGCCGCCTGGCCGCGTGCCGTGCTTTTCGATCTGCTCACCGCGCTGCTCGACTCGTGGACCGTATGGAACCGCGCCGCGGGTAGCGAGACTGCCGGGCGCACCTGGCGTGCCGAGTATCTGCGGCGCACCTACGGTTGCGGCGCTTACGTGAGCTACGAGCAACTCGTGCGCGAAGCCGCGGCGCATGTCGGCTTGCCTCCCTCGGCACCGCAAGCACTCGAAGCCGAATGGCTGACGTTGCCCGCGTGGGATGGGGCACGCGAACTGCTTCAATCGCTGCGTGCACACTGCAAGCTCGCTGTCGTCACCAACTGTTCGAAAACGCTCGGGCATCAGGCAGCGGCCTTGCTCGGTGTCGACTGGGACGTGGTAGTGACGTCGGAAGAAGCCGGTTTCTACAAACCCGATCCGCGTCCGTACCGGCTCGCGCTCGACCGGCTGGGCGTAGCGGCTAGCGACGCTGCATTTGTCGCGGGCTCAGGCTACGACCTCTTCGGCACGTCGGCCGTGGGGATGCGCACGTTCTGGCACAACCGCGTTGGCCTTGCACGCCCCGACGGCGCGCCAGCGCCCGACAGGGAAGCCCCCACGCTCGAACCGGCGCTCGCCTGGCTTCGCGACTTTCACAAGACTGCCTGAACACTGACGCCATGACATCGATACAGAACGTTCCGCTGGCTTCATTACAGGCGCTGGAAACGCCCGCTGCCTTGATCGACGTGCCGCGTATGCAGCACAACATTCACCGCATGCAGTCGCGTATGAATGCACTGGGTGTGCGCTTTCGCCCTCACGTCAAAACCAGTAAATGCGTGGAAGTCGTCCGCGCCCAGATCGACGCGGGGGCGACAGGCATCACTGTCTCGACGCTCAAGGAAGCAGCGCGCTTCTTCGACGACGGTGTCACAGACATCCTCTACGCGGTCGGCATGGTTGCCAGCAAGCTTCCGGCGGCGCTCGCGTTGCGCCGTCGCGGCTGCGATCTGAAAATCGTCACGGACAGCGTGGCTTCGGCACAAGCCATCGTGGCCTTCGGCGCAGAATTCGGCGAGACGTTCGAGGTGTTGATCGAGATCGATACCGACGGGCATCGTTCGGGCATCCGCCCCGAAGAAGATGCACTGCTCGATGTCGCACGCGTGCTTCGCGAGGGCGGCGCGATACTGGGCGGGGTCATGACGCACGCGGGCTCCAGCTACGACTTCGACACGCCCGAAGCGCTCGAGGCCGTTGCGGAGCAGGAACGCGCCGGTTGCGTGCGAGCGGCCACGCGGTTGCGCGATGCCGGTTTTCCGTGCCCCGTGGTCAGCGTGGGCTCAACGCCGACAGCGCTCGCCGCCAGGCAGCTCGACGGCGTGAGCGAAGTGCGCGCGGGCGTGTATGTGTTCTTCGATCTTGTCATGCATAACGTGGGCGTTTGCACGACCGGCGAGTTGGCGTTGAGTGTGCTCACCACGGTGATCGGCCATCAGGCGGACAAAGGCTGGGCCATCGTCGATGCCGGCTGGATGGCCATGAGCCGTGACCGGGGTACGCAGAAACAGAAACACGATTTTGGCTATGGGCAGGTTTGTCGCATCGACGGCAGCGTCGTGCCGGGCTACACACTCAGTGGCGCCAATCAGGAGCACGGCATTCTGTCGCGCGACGGCGCGCCCGACACCGACATCGTGGCGCGCTTCCCTATCGGTACGCTGTTGCGCATCATGCCGAATCACGCCTGCGCGACCGGGGCGCAATTCCCCGAGTACCACGCCATTGCGCCGGACCGGGATCCGGCCGTCTGGCCGCGACTGCACGGCTGGTGATGCCCCGAGGCGATCCCCGGTTAACGTCCGGCGCGCCGCCTGCCACTCACTGCTGGGGCAACGGGACGATGCCCTCCTGCGCCATCAGCGTCAGGTTGCCCCCCATGCGCGGGTCCTGGAACGGACCCGCCGCGTGCATGGCGTCGAAGCGCATGGGATCGGGCGAGCGCAGACGATAGAACTCGACCCATCCGCTCGACGCCTTGGGCGTCGCCGTCTCCTGCACCGCACCCGACTGCGTATTGAACCATGACGGATCGCGATAGCCGTCTGCCACGCGCGCAGCGAGCCGCTCCAGCGCCCCTTGCCGGTAGGTGTACCAGTCCTCGCCTTGCAAACGCGCCATTTCCGCCATGAGCACCAGCGGTGCCGTCGCGTAATCGTGGTAGTGAAGCGCAAGCCGCTTGCGCGACATTTCCATCGGCAAACGGCCATCGGGCTCGATCGCGTCGATGCCGGCGCGATAGATGCCTTGCGCCGTGTTGAGCAAGGTATCGTCGCGCGTGGCAACTGCCGTCGCCATGATGCCCACGCCCGTCCAGTAGTAGTGGTTGTTGCGCTTGTGCTTCGGGTTGTCCCAATACGCGAGATTCGCTGCCGACAGACGCTTGAGCCATGTCTCGATGTCGGTGCGCTGTTGCTCGCTCGCCAGCGCCTGCGTACGCAAATAGGCCATGGCCGCTGCGCCGTGGGTCCATTGCCGCATGTAGTCGGACTGATCGTTGTTCACATGCGCCATGCGGCCCAGCATGGCGCCGCTTCGGGCCCACGCGTCGAGCCATGTCAGCGCGCATCGTCCGGCCGCTTCGTCGGCGCCCTTCGCGTAAGCGTCGGCGAACTTCGCAACGTGAGCGGCGAAGGCGTTGAGCGGTTTGACGGCGGCGTCGTTCTGCGTCTTCAGGCGCGGGTCGATCACGGAACGCGCAGCGTCGGTGTAGTACCCGATCGCGCGAATGTCGGGACTGCCCGGCGGTGGCGCGGGGCAGTCGTTCTGCGCCGCGAAGGCGTTGATGTGAAGCAGCATGGCAACCGACCCTGCTAGCGAGAGTGACTGGAATCTCATCGATCGACGTCCCATTTTCCTTATCCTTGCGCCGCTTGCGTCAACATCCATTCTCGGAACTGCCGCAATGCGGTGCGTTGTTGCAGCCGCTCTCGCGGATAACACAGGTAATGCCCGTGATGCGGCACATCGACACCGGCACTCACCGGCTCGACGAGGCGGCCTGCCGTCACCGCCTCGCGCGCGAGAAACGCAGGCACCAGACCGACGCCCATGCCCGCTTCCGCCGCTTGCAGCAACACCGAGTACTGCTCGAAACGCGGTTCCGGTCGCTGCGCATGCGTCGCCACGCCGTAACGATCGGCCCACGTACCCCAAACATCTTCGGCCTGGTTGTGCACCAGCCTAGGCGCCCGGGCAACGTCCTCCACATGGTGGAGCGGATAGCGCGCCAGGAACGATGGCGCACACACCGGCATGAACCAGCGGCCGTCCACATAGTCGCTTACCACCCCCTCCCAGGTGCCGTCGCCGTAGCGGATGGCGGCGTCGAGCGTGAAGGGAAACGCGTCGCCATGCGACAAATGACGGCTAAAGCTCAACGTCACGCCCGGGGTACTTGCCAGAAAGGCAGGCAAGCGCGGAATCAGCCACTTGGTGGTGAAGGTGGGCACGCTGGCAATCGTCAGCAAATCGCTGTCTCCTCGCGACGTCATCAATTCGAGCGAGGCGTTACCGATCTCGCGAAGCGGCTCGGCCACGCGCTCATGATAGCGGCGCCCGGCGTCGGTGAGGGTAAGGTTGCGACCCTCGCGCACAAAGAGCGGCGTGCCCACGAGGCCCTCCAACGCTGCAATCTGGCGGCTCACGGCGCTAGGCGTCAGTCCCAGTTCACGGGCTGCACGAGAGAAATTCAAGTGTCTCGCGGCACTGGTGAACGCGAGCAATTCGGCGACGTTGGGATAGCAATGGCGCATGGCAGACGTAAGGCGGGCGTGGGTTTGCTTGACTTGGCAGCCGCTCGCGCGGACTCGCCAACTGTTCCGTTTTCGCACAGAACGATGCCCGATTCATGTGTTTTCTTCATGACGGTGACATCTCGGAACACGACACTGACGACCAATGTTGATTCGGCTGTCAGCCCTCCCCCGCAAGGGATCGCGAGACATTCGGATCCGCCCGGAGATTTTGTTACCGTACGCCGTTCAGGTTTCCCCGATGTCAGACTTCCACGCCGACCGCCTTGCCCCAACTGTGCCGCACCGGCACAGCGCAGCCCCTGCCGAGGCAAGTGTGACGCAGCATCCGCCACGGCGCGCGCGCACCGGCGCACTGGTCTGGGCCGTGCGAATCGTGGCGGCCCTCTTCCTTGTCTACCTCTGCCTGCCAGTGCTGTTGCTGCTAATCGGCGCGTTCGGCCAGACGTGGACCAATACCGTGCTGCCGGTGGGCATCACCAGCCGTTGGTTCGCTGAGCTCGCCGGCGATCCGTCGTTTCGCCGTGCGTTCTCCACCAGCCTCATCGTCGCGCTGAGCTGCTGCACGATCACCGCCGCCGTAGGCCTGCCGCTCGCCTACACGCTGCATCATCGCGCCCGTTACGGACGCGGCGCCGTCGCCCGGTGGGTAACGCTGATGCCGGTGGCCGTGCCCGCACTGACGCTCGGCTTCGGCTATATCGCGGTGTTCAGCGGCGACACGCTGCCGTGGTTGGGCTCGCTCCCGCTGCTCGTGCTGGCGCACACGGTGCTTACGCTGCCGTATCTCACGCAAACCCTGCTCGCCGACTTGCGCCATCTCGACATCGTCAGGCTCGAGGATTGCGCCGCCACGCTGGGTGCCTCGCCCTGGCGTCAGTTCGCGACTGTTGCCGTGCCGAACCTTACGCACAGTCTGGTCGCCGGGCTCGTGATGGTCGCGGCGTTGTCCA includes:
- a CDS encoding LysR substrate-binding domain-containing protein encodes the protein MIQIEDLRLIEALAQSASLSAAARMLNVTPPALSARLRKLEATLGLALATRTSRQLSLTAEGERLAREGSALLAQLDALPEAFRREDKRLTGTLRIAAPFGYGRHHVAPALARFAQLHPELRLQLDLRETPWPDKHDSDAVIHVGAVRDSSWIARALAPNERWLCASPAYLKQHGIPATPGELLRHRCICIRENDEDVTLWRFRRAAKSNAAAPRRSSTRDSVRVVPAYTSNDGSVAREWAEQGLGLVLRSEWDTREAVAAGKLVRVLADWAFDSAPVTLLVPTRRGRTARLQALMAFLEDALGVSTPMRRKRPAKDA
- a CDS encoding HAD family hydrolase, with product MSDASPTSRTLPTSPTHDAAWPRAVLFDLLTALLDSWTVWNRAAGSETAGRTWRAEYLRRTYGCGAYVSYEQLVREAAAHVGLPPSAPQALEAEWLTLPAWDGARELLQSLRAHCKLAVVTNCSKTLGHQAAALLGVDWDVVVTSEEAGFYKPDPRPYRLALDRLGVAASDAAFVAGSGYDLFGTSAVGMRTFWHNRVGLARPDGAPAPDREAPTLEPALAWLRDFHKTA
- a CDS encoding DSD1 family PLP-dependent enzyme, which codes for MTSIQNVPLASLQALETPAALIDVPRMQHNIHRMQSRMNALGVRFRPHVKTSKCVEVVRAQIDAGATGITVSTLKEAARFFDDGVTDILYAVGMVASKLPAALALRRRGCDLKIVTDSVASAQAIVAFGAEFGETFEVLIEIDTDGHRSGIRPEEDALLDVARVLREGGAILGGVMTHAGSSYDFDTPEALEAVAEQERAGCVRAATRLRDAGFPCPVVSVGSTPTALAARQLDGVSEVRAGVYVFFDLVMHNVGVCTTGELALSVLTTVIGHQADKGWAIVDAGWMAMSRDRGTQKQKHDFGYGQVCRIDGSVVPGYTLSGANQEHGILSRDGAPDTDIVARFPIGTLLRIMPNHACATGAQFPEYHAIAPDRDPAVWPRLHGW
- a CDS encoding alginate lyase family protein; amino-acid sequence: MLLHINAFAAQNDCPAPPPGSPDIRAIGYYTDAARSVIDPRLKTQNDAAVKPLNAFAAHVAKFADAYAKGADEAAGRCALTWLDAWARSGAMLGRMAHVNNDQSDYMRQWTHGAAAMAYLRTQALASEQQRTDIETWLKRLSAANLAYWDNPKHKRNNHYYWTGVGIMATAVATRDDTLLNTAQGIYRAGIDAIEPDGRLPMEMSRKRLALHYHDYATAPLVLMAEMARLQGEDWYTYRQGALERLAARVADGYRDPSWFNTQSGAVQETATPKASSGWVEFYRLRSPDPMRFDAMHAAGPFQDPRMGGNLTLMAQEGIVPLPQQ
- a CDS encoding LysR substrate-binding domain-containing protein codes for the protein MRHCYPNVAELLAFTSAARHLNFSRAARELGLTPSAVSRQIAALEGLVGTPLFVREGRNLTLTDAGRRYHERVAEPLREIGNASLELMTSRGDSDLLTIASVPTFTTKWLIPRLPAFLASTPGVTLSFSRHLSHGDAFPFTLDAAIRYGDGTWEGVVSDYVDGRWFMPVCAPSFLARYPLHHVEDVARAPRLVHNQAEDVWGTWADRYGVATHAQRPEPRFEQYSVLLQAAEAGMGVGLVPAFLAREAVTAGRLVEPVSAGVDVPHHGHYLCYPRERLQQRTALRQFREWMLTQAAQG
- a CDS encoding ABC transporter permease; the encoded protein is MSDFHADRLAPTVPHRHSAAPAEASVTQHPPRRARTGALVWAVRIVAALFLVYLCLPVLLLLIGAFGQTWTNTVLPVGITSRWFAELAGDPSFRRAFSTSLIVALSCCTITAAVGLPLAYTLHHRARYGRGAVARWVTLMPVAVPALTLGFGYIAVFSGDTLPWLGSLPLLVLAHTVLTLPYLTQTLLADLRHLDIVRLEDCAATLGASPWRQFATVAVPNLTHSLVAGLVMVAALSIGEFQISNLIAGFRYRNYPVVLLQAFYGATGFACAATVVLLVLALAATGLSIVAASRQKVTS